Proteins encoded together in one Streptomyces sp. NA04227 window:
- a CDS encoding Fpg/Nei family DNA glycosylase, with amino-acid sequence MPELPEVEALKDFLDEHLVGQEIVRVLPVAISVLKTYDPPVTAMESRTVTAVGRHGKFLDVDADGLHLVAHLARAGWLHWKDQLPSGAPRPGKGPLALRLALATGAGFDLTEAGTQKRLAVYVVTDPAQVPGVARLGPDPLAEDFDVSRFAALLSGERRQLKGALRDQSLIAGIGNAYSDEILHAAKMSPFKLAADLTEDETRGLYAALRDTLTQAVERSRGVAAGRLKAEKKSGLRVHGRTGEACPVCGDTIREVSFSDSSLQYCPTCQTGGKTLADRRMSRLLR; translated from the coding sequence ATGCCCGAACTGCCCGAGGTCGAAGCACTCAAGGACTTTCTCGACGAGCACCTGGTCGGCCAGGAGATCGTGCGCGTACTGCCGGTGGCCATCAGCGTCCTCAAGACGTACGACCCGCCCGTCACGGCGATGGAGTCCCGCACCGTCACCGCCGTCGGGCGGCACGGCAAGTTCCTGGACGTGGACGCGGACGGGCTGCACCTCGTGGCGCATCTGGCCCGGGCCGGGTGGCTGCACTGGAAGGACCAGCTGCCGAGCGGCGCGCCCCGGCCGGGCAAGGGACCGCTGGCGCTGCGCCTCGCACTCGCGACGGGCGCGGGCTTCGACCTCACCGAGGCCGGTACGCAAAAGCGCCTGGCCGTCTACGTGGTGACGGATCCGGCGCAGGTGCCCGGGGTGGCGCGGCTCGGCCCCGACCCGCTGGCCGAGGACTTCGACGTGTCACGGTTCGCGGCCCTGTTGAGCGGCGAGCGCCGTCAGCTCAAGGGTGCCCTGCGCGACCAGAGCCTGATCGCCGGGATCGGCAACGCCTACAGCGACGAGATCCTGCACGCCGCGAAGATGTCGCCGTTCAAGCTCGCGGCCGACCTCACCGAGGACGAGACCCGAGGACTGTACGCGGCGCTGCGGGACACCCTGACGCAGGCCGTGGAGCGCTCGCGCGGAGTGGCCGCCGGACGTCTGAAGGCGGAGAAGAAGAGCGGCCTGCGGGTCCACGGCCGCACTGGGGAGGCGTGCCCGGTGTGCGGGGACACCATCCGCGAGGTCTCCTTCAGCGACTCCTCGCTCCAGTACTGCCCGACCTGCCAGACCGGCGGCAAGACCCTCGCCGACCGGCGTATGTCGCGGCTGCTGCGCTGA
- a CDS encoding class F sortase — protein MPQAKSAEGGGQMKRRAPWGVLALVLLTGVALIRNGSGEFDSGPPQPASADNGTTDAREAKGGEPLPFSEPERVRIDEIRVNAPFMPVGIDKNGWIEAPPPEDPNLAGWFTSAVTPGENGTSVVVGHVDNRLGPAVFYGLGSLRKGNHIEIRRKDGITAEFEVYGIDVFEKDDFPGEKVYGNRGAPELRVITCGGGYSRESGYDGNVVVFARMVDSR, from the coding sequence ATGCCCCAGGCCAAGTCCGCCGAGGGCGGCGGGCAGATGAAGCGACGAGCACCGTGGGGGGTGCTGGCGCTGGTGCTCCTCACCGGGGTCGCGCTCATCCGCAACGGATCCGGCGAATTCGACTCCGGTCCCCCGCAGCCCGCCTCCGCCGACAACGGGACCACCGATGCCCGCGAGGCGAAGGGCGGCGAGCCGCTGCCCTTTTCCGAGCCGGAGCGGGTGCGCATCGACGAGATCCGGGTCAACGCGCCGTTCATGCCGGTCGGCATCGACAAGAACGGCTGGATCGAGGCGCCACCGCCCGAAGATCCCAACCTCGCGGGCTGGTTCACCAGCGCCGTCACCCCGGGCGAGAACGGCACCTCGGTCGTCGTGGGCCACGTCGACAACCGCCTCGGCCCGGCGGTCTTCTACGGCCTCGGCTCACTCCGCAAGGGAAACCACATCGAGATCCGCAGAAAGGACGGGATCACCGCGGAATTCGAGGTCTACGGAATCGATGTGTTCGAGAAGGACGATTTTCCGGGCGAGAAAGTGTACGGAAATCGGGGTGCTCCGGAATTGCGTGTCATCACCTGCGGCGGGGGTTATTCGAGGGAATCGGGTTACGACGGAAACGTCGTGGTCTTTGCCCGCATGGTCGACTCGCGCTGA
- a CDS encoding DUF4239 domain-containing protein — MSEWLVLTLAMAAACAVVLVVTIIQQRRIGTDDDPTETPDVIEYMTMMIGVVYAIVLGLAIAGVWEARNAAQANVHAETQALHEIQERVRAYPAETRDKVRGDIETYVTYVVGTEWDRMIDDGSLTERGDELFATVRHDLTDYEPKNDFEAQAYQPLLDQITAADDARSARGDASAPTLPGVVWFGLIAGALVTVGMMFALQIRRTPRELILAGLFSALIAFLLFLVWDFDMPYSRDMAASTEPFRELVPRLMS, encoded by the coding sequence ATGTCGGAATGGCTTGTTCTCACCCTCGCGATGGCGGCCGCGTGCGCGGTCGTGCTCGTGGTGACGATCATTCAGCAGCGCAGGATCGGCACCGACGACGACCCGACGGAGACACCTGACGTCATCGAGTACATGACGATGATGATCGGTGTGGTGTACGCGATCGTCCTGGGCCTCGCGATCGCCGGTGTCTGGGAGGCACGCAACGCGGCCCAGGCCAATGTGCACGCCGAGACCCAGGCCCTGCACGAGATCCAGGAACGCGTACGTGCCTATCCCGCCGAGACCCGCGACAAGGTGCGCGGGGACATCGAGACGTACGTGACGTATGTGGTCGGTACCGAGTGGGACCGGATGATCGACGACGGCAGCCTCACCGAACGCGGCGACGAATTGTTCGCCACGGTCCGCCACGACCTCACCGACTACGAACCGAAGAACGACTTCGAGGCCCAGGCCTATCAGCCGCTCCTCGACCAGATCACCGCCGCGGACGACGCCCGCAGTGCCCGCGGCGACGCCTCCGCACCGACGCTGCCGGGGGTCGTCTGGTTCGGGCTGATCGCGGGGGCCCTGGTCACCGTCGGCATGATGTTCGCGCTCCAGATCAGACGGACACCGCGGGAGCTGATCCTGGCCGGACTCTTCTCGGCGCTGATCGCCTTCCTGCTGTTCCTCGTCTGGGACTTCGACATGCCGTACAGCAGGGACATGGCGGCCTCCACCGAGCCGTTCCGGGAACTCGTGCCGCGGCTCATGAGCTGA
- a CDS encoding SAM-dependent methyltransferase, whose product MQRPAWAPTGIDISVPSVSRIYDYYLGGSHNFEVDREAARKAMEFMPGLPKIMQANRAFMRRAVRYAVDQGIEQFLDIGSGIPTFGNVHEVAQKAAPGARVVYVDHDPVAVAHGEAVLADNPHAQSVAADFLRPREILQSPPVKELLDLDRPVAVLLIALLHFIDEDDNPHQVLAELVGALAPGSLIVLTHAAPELMPGRAETEGVAGVYEAIRSPLWLRPKEEVARFFDGLELVEPGLVPIPHWRPEAATPEEEDPQSLAPGYAAVGRTA is encoded by the coding sequence ATGCAGCGACCCGCCTGGGCGCCGACCGGTATCGACATTTCGGTGCCGAGCGTGTCCCGCATCTACGACTACTACCTGGGCGGTTCGCACAACTTCGAAGTCGACCGCGAAGCCGCGCGCAAGGCCATGGAGTTCATGCCGGGACTTCCGAAGATCATGCAGGCGAATCGTGCCTTCATGCGCCGCGCCGTACGGTATGCGGTGGACCAGGGGATCGAGCAGTTCCTGGACATCGGTTCCGGCATCCCCACCTTCGGCAATGTGCACGAGGTGGCCCAGAAGGCCGCCCCCGGCGCCCGCGTCGTCTACGTCGACCACGACCCGGTCGCTGTCGCCCACGGCGAGGCCGTACTGGCGGACAACCCGCACGCGCAGTCCGTGGCCGCCGACTTCCTCCGGCCCCGGGAGATCCTGCAGAGCCCGCCGGTCAAGGAACTCCTGGACCTCGACCGCCCGGTGGCCGTCCTGCTCATCGCGCTGCTCCACTTCATCGACGAGGACGACAACCCGCACCAGGTCCTCGCCGAACTCGTCGGCGCCCTTGCCCCGGGCAGCCTGATCGTCCTCACCCATGCCGCACCGGAGTTGATGCCGGGCCGGGCCGAGACCGAGGGGGTGGCCGGGGTCTACGAGGCCATCCGCAGCCCGCTGTGGCTGCGCCCCAAGGAGGAGGTCGCCCGGTTCTTCGACGGACTCGAACTCGTCGAACCGGGCCTGGTGCCGATACCCCACTGGCGGCCGGAGGCCGCCACCCCCGAGGAGGAGGACCCACAGTCCCTTGCCCCGGGCTACGCGGCTGTGGGGCGTACGGCGTGA
- a CDS encoding bifunctional diguanylate cyclase/phosphodiesterase, whose amino-acid sequence MTQDPDGPEDRVRRFATIWGRAVYPLTATSLTRPEFEEQLVPLARQLRDALCAPVFDAGRGRAVGAALVDAHCTDPDALARALDVVESYLVLYCGGDGDREEMRSRSSRLQHSAAAGFAHALRERTLSEQEAISAAALKARSAVAQALHASEARFRAVFEGAAIGIGIATLDGTIIDVNKALLRMLGAPEHVVRSRNVSEYRHAEDSPHVWNLYGELTRGEREHYHVEKAFYRPDGTALWTNMTVSLLRGTDGEPQYQLALMEDTTERRLLNLRLRYEATHDALTGLPNRTLFFERLEKALAAGGPGRFGLCYLDLDGFKTVNDSLGHAAGDRLLVEVADRLQACATAPGEMVARLGGDEFVALITGERTEEEVDDLAGRIMHALSAPIRIDGRELTVRGSIGIVEGPAAERNAAEVLRSADITMYRAKSAGGNRFELADPEQDARAITRHGLTTALPAALARSEFFIEYQPLVHLGDGSVRGAEALVRWLHPQHGVLGPDRFIQLAEHTGLIVPLGRWVLEQAVWQARQWKERHAGAGPLRINVNLSPCQLTHPGLVSDTVEILERVGLEPGGLCLEVTESALIGADDDLLKPLRRLAEMGVDIALDDFGTGYSNLANLRRLPVSILKLDRSFTQGMQQFPADPIDLKIVEGIVSLAHNLDLSVTVEGVETGAQAEQLRELGCDTAQGWYYARPGPPDRLHQLAMADAVS is encoded by the coding sequence ATGACACAGGATCCGGACGGCCCGGAAGACAGAGTGCGGCGCTTCGCGACCATATGGGGCCGGGCGGTGTACCCGCTGACGGCCACCTCGCTCACCCGCCCGGAGTTCGAAGAGCAACTGGTGCCGCTGGCCCGGCAGTTGCGAGACGCGCTGTGCGCCCCGGTCTTCGACGCGGGCCGGGGCCGCGCGGTGGGCGCCGCACTGGTCGACGCCCACTGCACCGACCCCGACGCACTGGCCCGCGCGCTCGACGTCGTCGAGTCGTATCTGGTGCTCTACTGCGGCGGCGACGGCGACCGCGAGGAGATGCGGTCCCGCTCGTCCCGCCTCCAGCACTCCGCGGCGGCCGGATTCGCACACGCCCTGCGCGAGCGCACCCTGTCCGAGCAGGAGGCGATCTCCGCCGCCGCGCTGAAGGCCCGCAGCGCCGTGGCCCAGGCGCTGCACGCCAGCGAGGCCCGGTTCCGCGCGGTGTTCGAGGGCGCGGCGATCGGCATCGGGATCGCCACGCTCGACGGCACCATCATCGACGTGAACAAGGCCCTGCTGCGCATGCTGGGCGCACCCGAACACGTGGTGCGCAGCCGCAACGTCTCCGAGTACCGGCACGCCGAGGACTCCCCGCACGTGTGGAACCTCTACGGCGAACTCACCCGCGGCGAGCGCGAGCACTACCACGTGGAGAAGGCCTTCTACCGGCCCGACGGCACGGCGCTGTGGACCAACATGACCGTCTCGCTGCTGCGCGGCACCGACGGCGAACCGCAGTACCAGCTCGCGCTGATGGAGGACACCACCGAGCGACGGCTGCTGAACCTGCGCCTGCGCTACGAGGCCACCCACGACGCGCTCACCGGGCTGCCCAACCGCACCCTGTTCTTCGAGCGCCTGGAGAAGGCACTCGCCGCGGGCGGACCGGGCCGGTTCGGCCTGTGCTACCTCGACCTGGACGGCTTCAAGACCGTCAACGACAGCCTCGGGCACGCCGCGGGCGACCGGCTCCTGGTCGAGGTGGCGGACCGGCTCCAGGCCTGCGCGACCGCCCCCGGCGAGATGGTGGCCCGGCTCGGCGGCGACGAGTTCGTCGCCCTCATCACGGGCGAGCGCACCGAGGAAGAGGTGGACGACCTCGCCGGGCGGATCATGCACGCCCTGTCCGCCCCGATCCGTATCGACGGACGGGAGTTGACGGTCCGCGGCAGCATCGGCATCGTCGAGGGCCCGGCCGCCGAGCGCAACGCCGCCGAGGTGCTGCGCAGCGCCGACATCACGATGTACCGGGCCAAGTCCGCGGGCGGCAACCGCTTCGAACTCGCCGACCCGGAGCAGGACGCGCGGGCCATCACCCGGCACGGTCTGACCACCGCGCTGCCCGCCGCGCTCGCCCGCAGCGAGTTCTTCATCGAGTACCAGCCGCTGGTCCACCTCGGCGACGGCAGCGTCCGTGGCGCCGAGGCCCTGGTGCGCTGGCTGCATCCGCAGCACGGCGTCCTCGGCCCCGACCGGTTCATCCAGCTCGCCGAGCACACCGGGCTCATCGTGCCGCTCGGGCGCTGGGTGCTCGAACAGGCCGTATGGCAGGCACGGCAGTGGAAGGAGCGCCACGCGGGCGCGGGCCCGCTGCGCATCAACGTCAATCTCTCGCCCTGCCAGCTCACGCACCCCGGACTGGTCTCCGACACGGTCGAGATACTGGAGCGCGTCGGCCTCGAACCCGGCGGACTCTGCCTGGAAGTCACCGAGTCGGCGCTGATCGGCGCGGACGACGATCTGCTCAAACCCCTGCGCAGGCTGGCCGAGATGGGCGTCGACATCGCCCTGGACGACTTCGGCACCGGCTACTCGAACCTCGCGAACCTGCGCCGCCTGCCGGTGAGCATCCTCAAGCTGGACCGCTCCTTCACCCAGGGCATGCAGCAGTTCCCGGCCGACCCCATAGACCTGAAGATCGTCGAGGGCATCGTCTCCCTCGCGCACAACCTCGACCTGTCCGTGACGGTCGAGGGCGTGGAGACCGGCGCCCAGGCCGAGCAGTTGCGCGAGCTGGGTTGCGACACCGCTCAGGGCTGGTACTACGCGCGTCCGGGCCCGCCGGACCGCCTCCACCAACTCGCCATGGCGGACGCCGTTTCCTGA
- a CDS encoding LysR family transcriptional regulator, whose protein sequence is MQFQQLQYFVAVAETRHFTRAAETVHVAQPSLSQQIRALERELGADLFQRARGNITLTDAGEALLPLARRILADADTARHEVMELAQLRRGRVRLGATPSLCTGLLPGVLRAFHDRYGGVQLLVEEGGSHDLVRHLARGSLDLALVVLPLPTPSPALTTVEVLHEDLVVVSSPDAPAPGRRGRPVHIRELEQTPLVMFRHGYDLRELTVAACRAEGFDPRFAVEGGEMDAVLGFVRAGLGAAVVPHMVATRAELGLRVTPLASPGLKRTIALAHRSDVAPPRAARELQQLVLAKAPQLAARNSG, encoded by the coding sequence ATGCAGTTCCAGCAGCTCCAGTACTTCGTCGCGGTCGCCGAGACACGGCACTTCACCAGGGCGGCGGAAACCGTGCATGTCGCCCAGCCCTCGCTCTCCCAGCAGATCCGTGCCCTGGAGCGCGAGCTCGGCGCGGACCTCTTCCAGCGGGCCCGCGGCAACATCACCCTCACCGACGCGGGTGAGGCGCTGCTGCCGCTGGCCCGGCGGATCCTCGCGGACGCCGACACCGCGCGGCACGAGGTCATGGAGCTGGCCCAGCTCCGGCGCGGCCGGGTCCGGCTCGGAGCCACGCCGAGCCTGTGCACGGGGCTGCTCCCGGGGGTGCTGCGCGCCTTCCACGACCGGTACGGCGGCGTGCAGTTGCTGGTCGAGGAGGGCGGATCGCACGACCTGGTACGGCACTTGGCACGCGGCTCCCTGGACCTGGCCCTCGTCGTCCTGCCGCTTCCCACCCCCTCCCCCGCGCTCACCACGGTCGAGGTGCTGCACGAGGACCTGGTGGTGGTCTCCTCGCCCGACGCCCCGGCCCCCGGACGGCGCGGGCGCCCGGTGCACATCCGCGAGCTGGAGCAGACCCCGCTGGTGATGTTCCGGCACGGGTACGACCTGCGGGAGCTGACGGTGGCCGCCTGCCGGGCCGAGGGCTTCGACCCGCGGTTCGCGGTGGAGGGCGGCGAGATGGACGCCGTGCTCGGCTTCGTACGGGCGGGGCTCGGCGCGGCGGTGGTGCCGCACATGGTGGCCACCCGTGCCGAACTCGGGCTACGGGTGACCCCGTTGGCCAGTCCCGGGCTCAAGCGCACCATCGCGCTGGCGCACCGCAGCGATGTGGCCCCGCCGCGCGCGGCCCGTGAACTCCAGCAGTTGGTGCTCGCCAAAGCGCCGCAGCTCGCGGCGCGGAACTCCGGCTGA
- a CDS encoding succinate dehydrogenase, which yields MARTLWDSTVGKKTVMAVSGLIMLAYLLTHMFSNLKVFFGPEEINEYAHWLRELGEPFMHYGWTLWLVRIVLILAVVAHAVSAYQLSRLDIKARPEKYVHKRQRSSYATRTMRWGGVILGLFVVWHILDLTTGTVHPGEFEHLHPYQNLIDTFSTWYSNVIYIVAVSALGLHVRHGFWSAAQTLGMGKPHLDRGLKITANFLALALTVGFVSVPVGVMTGLVS from the coding sequence ATGGCCCGGACGCTCTGGGACTCGACCGTCGGCAAGAAGACGGTCATGGCGGTCAGCGGACTGATCATGCTGGCGTATCTGCTGACCCACATGTTCAGCAACCTCAAGGTCTTCTTCGGTCCCGAGGAGATCAACGAGTACGCCCACTGGCTGCGCGAGCTCGGCGAGCCCTTCATGCACTACGGGTGGACGCTCTGGCTCGTCCGCATCGTCCTGATCCTCGCGGTCGTGGCGCACGCGGTCTCCGCGTACCAGCTCAGCCGCCTGGACATCAAGGCACGGCCCGAGAAGTACGTGCACAAGCGGCAGCGCTCCAGCTACGCCACCCGCACCATGCGCTGGGGCGGCGTCATCCTCGGCCTGTTCGTGGTCTGGCACATCCTCGACCTGACGACCGGCACCGTGCACCCCGGCGAGTTCGAGCACCTGCACCCGTACCAGAACCTCATCGACACCTTCTCCACCTGGTACAGCAACGTCATCTACATCGTCGCGGTGAGCGCCCTCGGCCTGCACGTCAGGCACGGATTCTGGAGCGCCGCGCAGACCCTCGGCATGGGCAAGCCGCACCTCGACCGCGGCTTGAAGATCACCGCGAACTTCCTCGCGCTCGCACTGACCGTCGGGTTCGTGTCCGTCCCCGTCGGCGTCATGACCGGACTGGTGAGCTGA
- a CDS encoding fumarate reductase/succinate dehydrogenase flavoprotein subunit has protein sequence MSSYLHYEAGDPLRDAKAPTGPVAERWTTRRFEAKLVNPANRRKHTVIVVGTGLAGGSAGATLAEQGYHVVQFCYQDSPRRAHSIAAQGGINAAKNYRNDGDSVHRLFYDTVKGGDFRARESNVHRLAEISVEIIDQCVAQGVPFAREYGGLLDTRSFGGVQVSRTFYARGQTGQQLLLGAYQALSRQIAAGNVELHARTEMLDLIVVDGRARGIVARDLVTGEIKTHFADAVVLASGGYGNVFYLSTNAMNSNATAIWRAHRRGAYFANPCFTQIHPTCIPRTGDHQSKLTLMSESLRNDGRIWVPKAKGDTRPAAEIPEDERDYYLERIYPSFGNLVPRDIASRAAKNVCDEGRGVGPGGQGVYLDFADAIKRMGREKVAEKYGNLFDMYERITAENPYEVPMRIYPAVHYTMGGLWVDYDLQTTVPGLFAVGEANFSDHGANRLGASALMQGLADGYFVLPATLNDYLARNPNQEPVTDGHPVVQEVLAETEDRLNLLLAVKGDRTPDSFHREVGELMWELCGMARTDEGLRKALERIPRIREEFWKRIRVPGTGEEFNQSLEKANRVVDYLELAELMCLDALHRAESCGGHFRDESQTPDGEAARRDEEFSYAAAWEFTSTGEAPVLHKEHLLFEYVHPTQRSYA, from the coding sequence ATGTCTTCCTACCTGCACTACGAGGCCGGCGACCCGCTCCGGGACGCCAAGGCCCCCACCGGGCCGGTCGCCGAGCGCTGGACCACCCGGCGTTTCGAGGCCAAGCTGGTCAACCCGGCCAACCGCCGCAAGCACACGGTGATCGTGGTCGGCACCGGCCTGGCCGGCGGCTCCGCCGGAGCCACCCTCGCCGAACAGGGCTACCACGTCGTCCAGTTCTGCTACCAGGACTCCCCGCGCCGCGCGCACTCCATCGCCGCGCAGGGCGGCATCAACGCCGCCAAGAACTACCGCAACGACGGCGACTCGGTGCACCGCCTCTTCTACGACACCGTCAAGGGAGGCGACTTCCGCGCCCGCGAGTCCAACGTGCACCGCCTCGCCGAGATCTCGGTGGAGATCATCGACCAGTGCGTGGCCCAGGGCGTGCCCTTCGCCCGCGAGTACGGCGGCCTGCTCGACACCCGCTCCTTCGGCGGTGTCCAGGTGTCCCGTACCTTCTACGCCCGCGGCCAGACGGGCCAGCAGCTCCTGCTCGGCGCGTACCAGGCGCTGTCGCGGCAGATCGCGGCGGGCAACGTCGAACTGCACGCGCGCACCGAGATGCTGGACCTGATCGTCGTCGACGGCCGCGCCCGCGGCATCGTCGCCCGCGACCTGGTCACCGGCGAGATCAAGACCCACTTCGCGGACGCGGTGGTCCTTGCCAGCGGCGGCTACGGCAACGTCTTCTACCTGTCGACGAACGCCATGAACTCCAACGCCACCGCGATCTGGCGCGCCCACCGGCGCGGGGCCTACTTCGCCAACCCGTGCTTCACGCAGATCCACCCGACCTGCATCCCGCGCACCGGCGACCACCAGTCCAAGCTGACGCTGATGAGTGAGTCCCTGCGCAACGACGGGCGTATCTGGGTGCCCAAGGCCAAGGGCGACACCCGCCCGGCCGCGGAGATCCCCGAGGACGAGCGCGACTACTACCTGGAGCGGATCTACCCCTCCTTCGGCAACCTGGTGCCCCGTGACATCGCCTCGCGCGCGGCGAAGAACGTCTGCGACGAGGGCCGCGGCGTCGGCCCCGGCGGCCAGGGCGTCTACCTCGACTTCGCCGACGCCATCAAGCGCATGGGCCGCGAGAAGGTCGCCGAGAAGTACGGCAACCTCTTCGACATGTACGAGCGGATCACCGCCGAGAACCCCTACGAGGTTCCGATGCGGATCTACCCCGCCGTGCACTACACCATGGGCGGCCTGTGGGTCGACTACGACCTGCAGACCACCGTGCCCGGCCTGTTCGCGGTCGGGGAGGCCAACTTCTCCGACCACGGCGCCAACCGCCTCGGCGCGAGCGCCCTGATGCAGGGCCTGGCCGACGGCTACTTCGTCCTGCCCGCCACGCTCAACGACTACCTGGCGCGCAACCCGAACCAGGAGCCGGTGACCGACGGCCACCCGGTGGTGCAGGAGGTGCTGGCCGAGACCGAGGACCGGCTCAACCTGCTGCTCGCCGTGAAGGGCGACCGCACCCCGGACTCCTTCCACCGCGAGGTGGGCGAGCTGATGTGGGAGCTGTGCGGCATGGCCCGCACCGACGAGGGGCTGCGCAAGGCCCTGGAGCGCATCCCGCGGATCCGCGAGGAGTTCTGGAAGCGGATCCGGGTGCCGGGCACGGGCGAGGAGTTCAACCAGTCCCTGGAGAAGGCCAACCGGGTCGTCGACTACCTGGAACTGGCCGAGCTGATGTGCCTGGACGCGCTGCACCGCGCCGAGTCCTGCGGCGGTCACTTCCGCGACGAGTCGCAGACCCCGGACGGCGAGGCGGCCCGCCGCGACGAGGAGTTCTCCTACGCCGCGGCCTGGGAGTTCACCTCCACCGGCGAGGCCCCCGTCCTGCACAAGGAACACCTCCTCTTCGAGTACGTCCACCCCACTCAGCGGAGCTACGCATGA
- a CDS encoding succinate dehydrogenase/fumarate reductase iron-sulfur subunit — protein MKLTLRVWRQKNTDAPGAMATYQVDEISEDMSFLEMLDTLNEQLILEGDDPVAFDHDCREGICGACSLVINGDAHGPERTTTCQLHMRSFKDGDTIDIEPWRAAAFPVVRDLVVDRTAFDRIIQAGGYVTAPTGAAPEAHAAPVPKPDADFAFEHAECIGCGACVAACPNGAAMLFTSAKVNHLNVLPQGAPERETRVLDMVSQMDEEGFGGCTLTGECATACPKGIPLSSISGMNKEWLRATRKVRR, from the coding sequence ATGAAGCTCACCCTGCGCGTCTGGCGCCAGAAGAACACCGACGCCCCGGGCGCCATGGCCACCTACCAGGTGGACGAGATCTCCGAGGACATGTCGTTCCTGGAGATGCTCGACACCCTCAACGAGCAGCTCATCCTCGAAGGCGACGACCCGGTCGCCTTCGACCACGACTGCCGTGAGGGCATCTGCGGCGCGTGCAGCCTCGTCATCAACGGCGACGCCCACGGTCCTGAGCGCACCACCACCTGTCAGCTGCACATGCGGTCCTTCAAGGACGGCGACACGATCGACATCGAGCCCTGGCGTGCGGCCGCCTTCCCGGTGGTGCGCGACCTGGTCGTCGACCGGACCGCCTTCGACCGCATCATCCAGGCGGGCGGTTACGTGACCGCTCCGACCGGGGCCGCGCCGGAGGCGCACGCCGCACCGGTCCCCAAGCCGGACGCGGACTTCGCCTTCGAGCACGCCGAGTGCATCGGCTGCGGCGCCTGCGTCGCGGCCTGCCCCAACGGCGCCGCGATGCTGTTCACCTCGGCCAAGGTCAACCACCTCAACGTCCTGCCGCAGGGAGCCCCGGAACGCGAGACCCGGGTGCTCGACATGGTGTCCCAGATGGACGAGGAGGGCTTCGGCGGCTGCACGCTCACCGGCGAGTGCGCCACCGCCTGCCCCAAGGGCATTCCGCTCAGCTCGATCAGCGGCATGAACAAGGAGTGGCTCCGGGCGACCCGCAAGGTCCGCCGCTAG
- a CDS encoding LLM class flavin-dependent oxidoreductase, whose translation MSTAIPAVRFSVLDRSRIREGQRPDEALRDTVDFARHIEELGFHRFWVSEHHGVPGVAGSAPTVLAAGVAAATRTIRVGTGGVMLPNHQPLVVAEQFGVLESLYPGRIDMGLGRSVGFTDGVRRALGRGRDDADDFAGQLTELLRWFDGGSPTGVRARPAEGLDVPVFVLATGAGAVTAAEAGVPLVVGDLKGRENLLRAIDTYRSRFRPSARASAPHVVVAGTVAVAGTTEDARRLLIPEAWASAHARTRGSFPPLLPPEEIESLEMTAKESELYESGLRGQLYGTEDEVTEGLRKLLAETGAEEVLVTTSTYDREALLDSYRRLARLTGLAGAAS comes from the coding sequence GTGAGCACAGCGATCCCCGCGGTCAGGTTCTCCGTCCTGGACCGCTCCCGTATCCGCGAGGGGCAGCGGCCCGACGAGGCCCTGCGCGACACCGTGGACTTCGCCCGGCACATCGAGGAACTCGGCTTCCACAGGTTCTGGGTGTCCGAGCACCACGGTGTGCCCGGCGTCGCGGGTTCGGCGCCGACCGTGCTCGCGGCGGGCGTCGCGGCAGCCACCCGGACGATCCGGGTGGGCACCGGCGGCGTGATGCTGCCCAACCATCAACCCCTCGTGGTGGCCGAGCAGTTCGGCGTACTCGAATCGCTGTACCCGGGCCGGATCGACATGGGGCTCGGGCGGTCCGTCGGCTTCACGGACGGGGTGCGCCGGGCACTCGGCCGGGGCCGGGACGACGCGGACGACTTCGCCGGACAGCTCACGGAACTGCTCCGGTGGTTCGACGGCGGCTCCCCGACAGGAGTACGCGCGCGACCGGCCGAGGGCCTGGACGTCCCCGTCTTCGTACTGGCCACCGGCGCGGGCGCGGTCACCGCGGCCGAGGCGGGTGTGCCGCTGGTGGTCGGGGACCTGAAGGGACGCGAGAACCTGCTGCGGGCGATCGACACCTACCGGTCCCGGTTCCGGCCCTCCGCCCGGGCGTCGGCACCCCATGTGGTGGTGGCGGGCACCGTTGCCGTCGCCGGAACCACCGAAGACGCCAGGCGGCTCCTGATACCGGAGGCATGGGCCTCCGCCCACGCCCGCACTCGCGGTTCCTTCCCTCCGCTGCTGCCGCCGGAAGAGATCGAGAGCCTCGAAATGACCGCGAAGGAAAGCGAGTTGTACGAGTCCGGGCTGCGCGGTCAGCTGTACGGCACCGAGGACGAGGTGACCGAGGGCCTGCGGAAGCTGCTCGCGGAGACCGGCGCCGAAGAGGTCCTGGTGACCACCAGCACGTACGACCGGGAGGCGCTCCTCGACTCCTACCGGAGGCTCGCCCGGCTCACCGGCCTTGCGGGGGCGGCGAGTTGA